The Flammeovirgaceae bacterium genome contains a region encoding:
- a CDS encoding DUF2795 domain-containing protein, which translates to MYWTLELASYLEDAPWPATKDELIDYSIRSGAPLEVVENLQELEDDGQPYESIEEIWPDYPTKEDFFFNEDEY; encoded by the coding sequence ATGTATTGGACACTTGAACTTGCCTCGTATCTGGAAGATGCACCCTGGCCGGCTACCAAGGATGAATTGATTGACTACTCCATCCGGTCGGGCGCACCGCTTGAAGTGGTGGAGAACCTGCAGGAGTTGGAAGATGACGGGCAGCCGTATGAGAGCATTGAAGAAATCTGGCCGGATTATCCGACCAAAGAAGACTTCTTCTTTAATGAAGACGAGTATTAG
- a CDS encoding 2-C-methyl-D-erythritol 4-phosphate cytidylyltransferase has translation MNNTEYALIVAGGKGTRIKSKVPKQFLDIDGLPVLMHTINAFYAYSPSLKVIVVLPEDDFALWNELCLLHNYNKPLLLEKGGETRFQSVRNGLAKIETDGLVAIHDGVRPLVSADSIAASFRLAAVHGSAVAAVRLKESIRMTDQDTTKAMDRSRFRLIQTPQTFRVSLIKQAYQLKEDAALTDDASVAERAGHTISLFEGSYENIKITTAEDLIIAEALLAARK, from the coding sequence ATGAACAATACGGAATACGCGCTTATCGTGGCCGGTGGCAAGGGCACCCGCATTAAAAGCAAAGTGCCCAAACAATTCCTGGATATTGACGGGTTGCCTGTACTCATGCATACCATCAATGCCTTCTATGCGTACTCCCCTTCCCTAAAAGTAATTGTTGTACTGCCCGAAGATGACTTCGCGTTGTGGAACGAGTTGTGCCTTCTTCATAACTACAACAAACCGTTGCTTCTTGAAAAAGGCGGAGAAACACGCTTTCAATCGGTACGAAACGGATTAGCCAAAATTGAAACCGATGGACTAGTGGCTATTCACGATGGTGTTCGCCCGCTGGTCAGTGCTGATAGTATTGCTGCTTCATTCCGGCTGGCAGCGGTTCACGGTTCAGCCGTTGCTGCCGTGCGCCTGAAAGAATCCATTCGGATGACCGACCAGGATACTACCAAAGCCATGGATCGGTCGCGGTTCCGGTTAATTCAAACGCCCCAAACCTTTCGGGTTAGTTTAATCAAGCAGGCTTACCAGTTAAAAGAAGATGCTGCATTAACCGATGATGCCAGTGTAGCCGAGCGTGCGGGGCATACCATTTCGTTGTTTGAGGGAAGCTATGAAAACATCAAGATTACCACAGCCGAAGATCTGATTATTGCAGAAGCCCTGCTGGCTGCCCGGAAATAA
- the queA gene encoding tRNA preQ1(34) S-adenosylmethionine ribosyltransferase-isomerase QueA produces the protein MKLSEFKFDLPNNLIALRPAENRDESRMMVIHRDTGKIEHKVFKDIVNYFGTGDIMVANDTMVFPARLYGRKEKTGAKIEVFLLRELNAEMHLWDVLVDPARKIRVGNKLYFGNGDLVAEVIDNTTSRGRTIRFLFDGDAAAFDKVIETLGETPLPKYIKRKVEPEDKERFQTIFAKHKGAVSAPTAGMHFTRQLVKRLQIKGVDMAYITLHIGLGTFRNVDVEDLTKHKMDSENFIVGADCVAKVNKALENKNRVVAIGTTVARALESSVSATNRLKVKEGWTDKFIFPPYDFKICNAMITNFHMPESTLLMMAAAFGGYDLIMEAYKVAKKEKYKFLTYGDAMLIL, from the coding sequence ATGAAGCTATCTGAATTTAAGTTCGACCTCCCCAACAACCTGATTGCCCTCCGCCCTGCTGAAAACCGCGATGAATCGCGTATGATGGTCATTCACCGGGATACCGGCAAAATCGAGCATAAAGTTTTCAAAGACATCGTTAACTACTTCGGCACTGGCGACATCATGGTGGCCAACGATACCATGGTTTTTCCGGCCCGCCTGTACGGACGCAAAGAAAAAACCGGTGCCAAAATTGAAGTTTTTCTGTTACGTGAACTCAATGCCGAAATGCACCTGTGGGATGTGCTGGTTGACCCGGCCCGTAAAATACGGGTGGGCAACAAACTCTATTTTGGCAATGGCGATCTGGTAGCCGAAGTAATTGATAACACCACGTCACGCGGGCGTACCATCCGTTTTTTATTTGATGGCGATGCAGCCGCTTTCGATAAAGTAATCGAAACACTGGGCGAAACCCCGCTTCCCAAATACATTAAACGCAAAGTAGAACCCGAAGATAAAGAGCGCTTCCAGACCATTTTTGCAAAACATAAAGGGGCTGTATCTGCCCCTACGGCCGGCATGCACTTTACACGACAACTGGTTAAACGATTGCAGATTAAAGGGGTGGATATGGCTTACATTACCCTGCACATCGGGCTGGGCACCTTCCGCAATGTGGATGTGGAAGATCTGACCAAGCACAAAATGGACTCAGAGAATTTTATTGTCGGTGCCGACTGCGTAGCCAAGGTTAACAAAGCCCTCGAAAACAAAAACCGGGTAGTGGCCATTGGAACTACCGTTGCGCGCGCCCTGGAATCATCCGTTTCGGCAACGAACAGGTTAAAAGTAAAAGAAGGCTGGACGGATAAATTCATCTTCCCGCCTTACGACTTTAAAATCTGTAATGCCATGATCACCAACTTCCACATGCCTGAATCAACTTTGCTGATGATGGCTGCCGCCTTTGGCGGTTACGACCTGATTATGGAGGCTTATAAAGTGGCTAAGAAGGAAAAGTATAAGTTTCTTACCTACGGTGACGCCATGCTCATTCTGTAA
- a CDS encoding ABC transporter permease has translation MFTLRQIYESFRFAWKALKSNLLRTVLSLLGVTIGIFAIITVLTLVDSLERNIKDSLNFIGSGVIYVQKWPWLPESGGEYKWWEFWRRPTPSFAEYKMLQQNLKHASSIAIAVDRENMIIKRDNNSIGQVRLVGGSEGYDKMFEVPVEKGRYLTLDELGTGRNVAVIGFQVAKALFPNDEDAIGKPIKVKNVQYNVVGVVKEEGAGFFGNNSNDYAVIIPYNSFRKLYQTGTGRWNETESYIAVKGFDTDVGLVELENEVRGMLRGKRGVRPTQKDNFAINRPEAIMNVISGVFDVVGIAGWIIGGFSMLVGGFGIANIMFVSVKERTPIIGLQKSMGAKNYFILFQFLFEAVFLSLIGGLAGLFLTFLITLIPLGSLVVTLSVKNVVLGLGVSSVIGLVSGIVPAAVAARLDPVIAIRA, from the coding sequence ATGTTTACCCTCCGACAGATTTACGAAAGTTTCCGGTTTGCCTGGAAAGCCCTCAAATCAAACCTGTTGCGAACTGTACTTAGTTTGCTGGGGGTAACCATTGGCATCTTTGCCATCATTACCGTGCTAACCCTGGTTGATTCGCTTGAAAGGAACATTAAGGATAGCCTTAATTTTATTGGTAGCGGGGTAATTTATGTTCAAAAATGGCCCTGGCTGCCCGAGAGTGGCGGTGAATATAAATGGTGGGAGTTTTGGCGCAGGCCCACGCCTTCGTTTGCCGAGTATAAAATGTTGCAGCAGAACCTGAAGCACGCCAGTTCCATTGCTATTGCAGTCGATCGCGAAAATATGATTATTAAACGCGATAACAACAGCATCGGGCAGGTGCGGCTGGTGGGTGGAAGCGAGGGTTATGATAAAATGTTTGAGGTGCCCGTTGAGAAGGGCAGGTACCTTACGCTTGATGAGTTGGGCACAGGCCGCAATGTGGCTGTTATAGGTTTCCAGGTGGCCAAAGCCTTGTTCCCGAACGATGAAGATGCTATCGGTAAGCCCATTAAAGTAAAGAATGTTCAGTATAATGTGGTGGGGGTTGTAAAAGAAGAAGGGGCAGGTTTCTTTGGTAATAACAGCAACGATTATGCAGTAATCATTCCGTATAATTCATTCAGAAAGTTATATCAAACCGGCACCGGGCGCTGGAATGAAACCGAATCGTACATTGCTGTTAAAGGATTTGATACCGATGTCGGGCTTGTTGAACTTGAAAACGAAGTGCGCGGCATGTTGCGCGGCAAGCGGGGCGTCCGCCCGACTCAGAAAGATAACTTTGCCATTAACCGCCCAGAGGCTATTATGAATGTTATCAGCGGGGTGTTTGATGTGGTGGGCATTGCCGGCTGGATTATTGGCGGTTTCTCCATGCTGGTAGGTGGGTTTGGCATTGCCAACATTATGTTTGTTTCGGTTAAGGAGCGCACACCCATTATCGGCCTGCAAAAGTCGATGGGTGCGAAGAATTACTTTATCCTCTTTCAGTTTTTGTTCGAAGCGGTATTCCTTAGCTTAATAGGAGGACTTGCCGGATTGTTCCTTACCTTTTTAATTACCTTGATTCCGTTGGGTAGCCTGGTGGTTACATTATCAGTAAAAAATGTTGTACTGGGGCTGGGTGTATCCAGTGTTATTGGTCTTGTATCGGGTATTGTACCCGCTGCGGTAGCCGCCCGGTTGGATCCGGTTATTGCTATACGCGCATGA
- the recA gene encoding recombinase RecA, which yields MSDTKEKLKALQLTIDKLEKTYGKGAVMKLSDEKIMDIPAISTGSIGLDIALGIGGIPRGRVTEIYGPESSGKTTLTMHMIAEAQKKGGLAAFIDAEHAFDKAYAEKLGIDTENLLISQPDNGEQALEIADHLIRSGAIDIIVIDSVAALVPKGELEGEMGDSKMGLQARLMSQALRKLTGTISKTGCACVFINQLREKIGIMFGNPETTTGGNALKFYASVRLDIRRIGQIKEAADDITGNRVKVKVVKNKVAPPFKVVEFDIMYGKGISKSGEIVDLGVELNILQKSGSWFSYEGNKLGQGRDAVKQLIEDNPELMEELEKKIKEKLSQADGKKALEGK from the coding sequence ATGAGCGATACCAAAGAAAAGTTAAAAGCACTTCAGTTAACGATTGATAAGCTTGAAAAAACATACGGCAAGGGAGCCGTGATGAAATTAAGCGATGAAAAAATTATGGATATACCCGCTATCTCCACGGGTTCCATCGGACTGGACATTGCCCTGGGCATTGGCGGTATTCCGCGCGGCCGCGTAACCGAAATCTACGGCCCGGAGTCATCGGGTAAAACCACGCTTACCATGCACATGATTGCCGAGGCACAGAAAAAAGGAGGCCTTGCTGCGTTTATCGATGCCGAACATGCCTTTGATAAAGCCTATGCCGAAAAACTGGGCATTGATACCGAAAACCTGCTTATCTCCCAACCCGATAATGGCGAGCAGGCACTTGAGATTGCCGACCACCTTATCCGCTCGGGCGCTATTGATATTATTGTAATTGATTCTGTGGCAGCACTTGTACCCAAAGGCGAGCTGGAGGGCGAGATGGGCGACAGTAAAATGGGCCTGCAGGCCCGGCTCATGTCGCAGGCTTTGCGCAAACTTACCGGCACCATCAGCAAAACAGGCTGCGCCTGCGTGTTCATCAACCAGTTGCGCGAAAAAATCGGCATCATGTTCGGGAACCCCGAAACCACTACCGGTGGCAATGCCTTGAAGTTTTATGCTTCGGTACGGCTGGACATCCGCAGAATCGGACAAATTAAAGAAGCTGCTGATGACATTACGGGCAACCGTGTTAAAGTAAAAGTGGTGAAGAACAAAGTAGCCCCTCCGTTTAAGGTAGTGGAGTTTGACATCATGTATGGAAAAGGAATTTCCAAATCGGGCGAGATTGTTGACCTGGGTGTTGAATTGAACATCTTGCAGAAATCAGGTTCGTGGTTTTCGTACGAAGGGAACAAACTGGGGCAGGGCCGCGATGCCGTAAAACAACTGATTGAGGATAACCCGGAGTTGATGGAAGAACTTGAAAAGAAAATAAAAGAGAAACTTAGCCAGGCAGATGGCAAAAAAGCGCTGGAAGGAAAGTAA
- a CDS encoding aminopeptidase, whose protein sequence is MMLKKILLFCLIAVVALIVAYRELIGYGLRQGIGQLSIVWNARPISEVLADDQFPDSLKQKLRLVQAVRQFAIDSLGLKDTKNYRTLYDQKGEEILWVVTACEPFRLIEKQWEFPVLGAVPYKGFFNKELAMKEKEKLEEAGWDVNIRNPGGWSTLGWFTDPILSKMLERREGDLASLIIHEMVHATIFVKDSVDFNENLASFIGDRGAEQFLIYHFGHTSKEYQQFLLEDREFRAYANHMLRGCDYLDSVYRAIADYPLNEKIEAKHSAIAHIINTSDSLAFTTFSRPSALYSSKLPNNAYFMSFKRYQSRQDIFWTDWKNKFRGDLKQYIQHLSSTYPFL, encoded by the coding sequence ATGATGTTAAAGAAGATACTCCTGTTTTGTTTGATTGCCGTTGTTGCCCTGATCGTTGCCTACCGCGAGTTGATTGGTTACGGTTTACGGCAGGGTATTGGTCAGCTTAGTATTGTATGGAACGCAAGGCCCATCAGCGAAGTACTTGCCGATGACCAGTTTCCCGATTCATTAAAGCAAAAACTCAGGCTGGTGCAGGCGGTCAGGCAGTTTGCGATTGACTCACTCGGCCTGAAAGACACTAAGAATTACCGTACGCTTTATGATCAGAAAGGCGAAGAGATTTTATGGGTGGTAACTGCGTGCGAGCCGTTCAGGCTGATTGAAAAGCAATGGGAGTTTCCGGTGCTTGGTGCCGTACCTTATAAAGGCTTTTTCAATAAAGAGTTGGCCATGAAGGAAAAGGAAAAACTGGAAGAAGCCGGTTGGGATGTAAACATCCGTAATCCGGGCGGCTGGTCAACACTCGGCTGGTTTACCGACCCCATCTTAAGCAAAATGCTTGAACGCAGGGAGGGCGACCTGGCCAGCCTGATTATTCATGAAATGGTACACGCTACCATTTTTGTGAAAGACAGTGTGGACTTCAACGAAAACCTGGCTTCCTTTATTGGTGACCGTGGAGCAGAACAGTTTTTAATTTATCACTTCGGACACACAAGTAAAGAATACCAACAGTTTTTGTTGGAAGACCGGGAGTTCCGGGCCTATGCCAATCACATGCTGCGCGGATGTGATTACCTTGATAGTGTATATCGGGCCATAGCCGACTATCCGCTAAACGAAAAAATTGAAGCCAAACATTCTGCCATCGCTCACATCATCAACACATCCGATTCGCTTGCCTTTACAACCTTCAGCCGGCCATCGGCACTTTACAGCAGCAAGCTCCCGAACAATGCGTACTTCATGAGTTTTAAACGTTACCAATCGCGTCAGGATATTTTCTGGACCGATTGGAAAAATAAATTTCGGGGTGACCTTAAACAGTACATTCAACACCTCAGCAGCACATACCCGTTTCTGTAA
- a CDS encoding response regulator transcription factor: protein MASKPVHKVLVVDDEEPIQELLKYNLEKSGYEVKTAGDGSKAVEIARKFQPDLVLLDIMMPKMDGVETCRLLRELPELQKTFIVFLTARSEEYSEVAAFDIGADDYITKPIKPRALVSRIGALFRRDNKKAGASNVITIGDLTIDRTSYTIKVKDREINLPKKEFELLYFLAQNPNKVFSREDLLQNIWGSDVYVLARTVDVHIRKVREKIGDDYITTVKGVGYKFSLN, encoded by the coding sequence ATGGCAAGCAAGCCGGTACACAAAGTGCTTGTGGTTGACGATGAAGAACCCATTCAGGAATTGCTGAAGTACAATCTTGAAAAAAGCGGGTATGAGGTAAAGACTGCCGGAGACGGCTCGAAAGCAGTTGAAATTGCCAGAAAATTTCAGCCGGATTTGGTGCTGTTGGACATTATGATGCCCAAGATGGATGGCGTTGAAACCTGCCGCCTGCTGCGCGAACTGCCCGAACTCCAAAAAACATTTATCGTCTTTTTAACAGCCCGATCAGAAGAGTATTCGGAAGTAGCTGCATTTGATATTGGTGCAGATGATTATATAACCAAACCCATTAAGCCCCGGGCGTTGGTGAGTCGCATCGGTGCACTTTTTCGCAGAGACAATAAGAAGGCGGGGGCTTCCAATGTTATTACCATTGGCGATTTGACGATTGACCGCACCAGCTATACCATAAAAGTTAAAGACCGCGAAATTAACCTTCCCAAAAAAGAGTTTGAATTACTGTACTTCCTTGCCCAAAACCCCAATAAAGTATTCAGCCGCGAAGATTTATTGCAAAATATCTGGGGTTCGGATGTTTACGTGCTGGCCCGGACGGTAGATGTTCATATCCGCAAAGTGCGGGAGAAAATCGGGGATGATTACATTACAACCGTAAAGGGAGTAGGTTATAAATTCAGCTTGAATTAA
- a CDS encoding two-component sensor histidine kinase — MVYSSRVLALLLAVSISVITTLFLLLMEAHINVMLVGFFISFSVSYLLVFVVLEFLIFREIKKIHKLMEKLKKKELNKISKQKSGILNPLENINEEIFSFAELKQKEIDELKKLEAFRKEFIADVSHELKTPIFAAQGFVHTLLDGAIDDKSVRNKFLKKAAKSLDGLDALVQDLLTLSHIETGQIKMHFETIDLYKLTEEVFDQLEEKAQKRNIKLKIENEPQKVTVYADWQRIFQVMTNLVMNAIKHSFEGGDVLVRFEIGKKSVVTHVRDFGEGIPPEHLPRIFERFYRVDKSRSREKGGTGLGLAIVKHILENHNTKAEVKSEPNKGADFSFKLPRVKPEPGESQD; from the coding sequence ATGGTTTATAGTTCAAGGGTACTTGCCCTGTTACTGGCAGTAAGCATTTCGGTAATCACTACGTTATTTCTGCTGTTAATGGAAGCCCACATAAACGTTATGTTGGTTGGTTTTTTCATTAGCTTTTCGGTTTCATACCTGCTGGTATTTGTTGTGCTGGAGTTTCTCATCTTCCGGGAGATTAAAAAAATTCATAAGCTGATGGAGAAACTCAAAAAAAAGGAACTGAATAAAATCAGCAAGCAGAAGTCGGGCATTCTCAACCCGCTGGAAAATATTAACGAGGAAATTTTTTCGTTTGCCGAGCTTAAACAAAAAGAGATTGACGAACTGAAAAAACTGGAGGCATTCAGAAAAGAATTTATAGCCGATGTATCGCACGAACTGAAAACACCCATCTTCGCTGCCCAAGGTTTTGTACATACCCTGTTGGATGGCGCCATTGACGACAAATCGGTTCGCAACAAATTTTTAAAAAAGGCGGCCAAAAGCCTGGATGGCCTTGATGCCCTCGTTCAGGACCTGCTCACCCTTTCGCACATCGAAACCGGGCAGATTAAAATGCACTTCGAAACGATTGATTTATATAAACTTACCGAAGAAGTTTTTGACCAGTTGGAAGAAAAAGCACAAAAACGAAACATCAAACTAAAAATTGAAAATGAACCACAAAAGGTTACCGTATATGCCGACTGGCAGCGGATTTTTCAGGTGATGACCAACCTGGTGATGAACGCCATTAAACATTCGTTCGAAGGGGGCGATGTGCTGGTGCGATTTGAAATAGGAAAGAAAAGTGTGGTAACCCATGTGCGCGATTTTGGTGAAGGAATCCCACCGGAACACCTGCCCCGCATTTTTGAACGCTTTTACCGTGTTGATAAAAGCAGAAGCCGTGAAAAAGGAGGTACCGGCCTGGGCCTGGCCATCGTTAAGCATATTCTGGAAAATCACAACACCAAAGCCGAAGTAAAAAGCGAACCCAATAAGGGCGCTGACTTTAGTTTTAAATTACCCCGTGTGAAGCCCGAGCCCGGTGAATCTCAGGACTAA
- a CDS encoding RNA pseudouridine synthase: MNTKHNFKSLVLWEDEDYIAVNKPPFIATLEDRVASTHLLALAKVHVPEAQACHRLDKNTSGILVFAKNPPAYRHLSLQFQNRQVVKLYHAVVDGIHRFEEVAVNLPLLKQNDGTVKISRKKGRPAETWINTLQVFRNHTLVQCRPVTGRMHQLRVHLASLGASIAGDEQYGGKPVYLSSLKKGYTLKKFSEEQPLMKRMALHALSLTFKRLSGESITLEAPYPKDMKALLRQLELTAR; encoded by the coding sequence GTGAATACCAAACACAACTTCAAGTCACTGGTCCTTTGGGAAGATGAGGATTATATCGCGGTTAACAAGCCTCCCTTTATTGCCACACTTGAAGACAGAGTTGCTTCAACCCACCTGCTTGCACTGGCAAAGGTGCATGTACCCGAAGCACAAGCCTGCCATCGCCTGGATAAAAACACTTCGGGCATTCTTGTCTTCGCTAAAAACCCACCAGCCTACCGGCACCTGAGCCTGCAATTTCAGAACCGCCAGGTGGTTAAACTGTACCATGCCGTTGTTGATGGCATTCACCGGTTTGAAGAGGTGGCCGTTAACCTTCCCTTGTTAAAACAAAACGATGGAACTGTAAAAATCAGTCGCAAAAAAGGCCGGCCTGCGGAGACATGGATAAATACCTTACAGGTTTTCCGGAATCATACGTTGGTTCAATGCCGGCCGGTTACCGGCCGCATGCACCAGCTTCGTGTACACCTGGCTTCTCTGGGGGCATCCATTGCCGGTGATGAGCAATACGGAGGCAAACCGGTGTATCTTTCATCCTTAAAAAAGGGGTATACCCTTAAAAAATTCTCAGAGGAGCAACCCCTTATGAAGCGCATGGCCCTCCATGCCCTGAGCCTGACTTTTAAGCGACTGAGCGGTGAATCGATTACGCTGGAAGCCCCTTATCCAAAAGATATGAAAGCCCTGCTGCGTCAGTTAGAATTAACCGCGCGATAA
- the rplM gene encoding 50S ribosomal protein L13 yields MEHQSYKTVFANKATAEKGWVLVDAKDQVLGRVASQVASIIRGKHKTSYTPHTDCGDHVVVINAEKVRMTGKKWTDRVIFTHSGYNGGQREHTPAQIRAKHPARLVEHAVRGMLPKNRLGRELFRSLHVYAGAEHPHTAQQPKEIKF; encoded by the coding sequence GTGGAGCATCAGAGTTATAAAACGGTTTTTGCCAACAAAGCCACTGCCGAGAAGGGTTGGGTATTGGTTGATGCCAAAGACCAGGTATTAGGCCGGGTTGCCAGCCAGGTGGCCAGCATAATTCGTGGAAAACATAAAACCAGCTATACGCCCCATACCGATTGTGGCGATCATGTGGTGGTTATCAATGCCGAAAAAGTAAGGATGACGGGTAAAAAATGGACTGACCGGGTAATCTTTACGCACTCCGGGTACAATGGCGGCCAGCGCGAACATACCCCGGCACAAATCCGCGCCAAGCATCCCGCCCGGCTGGTTGAACATGCCGTTCGGGGTATGCTGCCCAAGAACCGCCTGGGTCGCGAATTGTTCCGCAGCCTGCACGTTTATGCAGGGGCAGAACATCCACACACTGCACAGCAACCAAAAGAAATAAAGTTTTAA
- the rpsI gene encoding 30S ribosomal protein S9, translating to MEIVNATGRRKTSVARVYVTPGKGEIKVNARDLKEYFLSEIHQTLVKQPLVALKAENQYDVTVNVEGGGIKGQAEAVRLGIARALVSVNTENKPVLRKEGLVTRDSRMVERKKYGRRKARRRFQFSKR from the coding sequence ATGGAGATTGTCAACGCAACGGGTAGAAGAAAAACTTCTGTAGCCAGGGTTTACGTAACCCCGGGGAAAGGTGAAATAAAAGTAAACGCCCGTGATCTCAAGGAGTACTTCCTCTCTGAGATTCACCAGACACTGGTTAAGCAGCCTTTGGTGGCGCTTAAAGCCGAGAACCAATACGATGTAACGGTAAATGTTGAGGGTGGCGGTATAAAAGGCCAGGCCGAAGCGGTTCGGCTGGGTATTGCCCGCGCCCTTGTTTCTGTTAACACGGAGAACAAACCTGTTTTGCGCAAGGAGGGGTTAGTAACACGCGACAGCCGTATGGTTGAACGTAAAAAATACGGCCGCAGAAAGGCGAGAAGGAGATTCCAATTCAGTAAACGTTAA
- the rpsB gene encoding 30S ribosomal protein S2: MARKLTYQDLLDAGVHFGHLTRKWNPKMAEYIFMENNGIHIIDLNKTLSCLEEAAFALKNIVRSGRKIMFVATKKQAKDIVTEEAKRLNMPYVTERWLGGMLTNFATIRKSLKKLAQIDKLMKDEAAQNLQKKERLMLTREKAKLEKQLGGIVDLNRLPAALFVIDVKREHIAVAEAQKLNIPVFAMVDTNSDPGVVDFPIPANDDAFKSISLITKYIGEVIEEGLMERKRDKEDANLKKEEEEKRKVDEAAVEEAK, encoded by the coding sequence ATGGCAAGAAAATTAACTTATCAGGATTTACTGGATGCAGGTGTTCACTTCGGGCACTTAACCCGCAAGTGGAACCCGAAGATGGCCGAATACATCTTCATGGAAAATAACGGCATCCACATTATCGATTTGAACAAAACCCTGTCGTGCCTTGAGGAGGCTGCCTTCGCCCTGAAAAACATTGTACGTTCAGGCCGGAAGATTATGTTTGTAGCCACCAAGAAGCAGGCAAAGGACATTGTTACCGAAGAAGCGAAGCGGCTGAACATGCCCTACGTTACCGAACGCTGGCTGGGTGGTATGCTCACCAATTTTGCTACCATCCGCAAGTCGCTTAAGAAGCTTGCCCAGATTGATAAATTAATGAAAGACGAGGCAGCTCAGAACCTGCAGAAAAAGGAGCGCCTCATGCTTACCCGCGAAAAGGCGAAACTTGAAAAGCAACTGGGCGGTATAGTTGACCTCAACCGGCTGCCGGCTGCGCTTTTTGTAATTGATGTGAAGCGCGAGCACATAGCCGTAGCCGAAGCGCAGAAATTAAATATACCGGTTTTCGCCATGGTGGATACCAATTCTGATCCGGGCGTGGTTGATTTCCCCATCCCGGCCAACGATGACGCCTTCAAGTCTATTTCACTTATCACAAAGTACATTGGCGAAGTGATTGAAGAAGGCCTGATGGAGCGCAAGCGCGATAAGGAAGACGCAAACCTTAAAAAAGAAGAAGAGGAAAAACGCAAAGTTGACGAGGCAGCCGTAGAAGAAGCCAAGTAA
- a CDS encoding elongation factor Ts: MISAQDVNKLRQMTGAGMMDCKKALTEANGDFEKAIEILRKKGQKVSASRSDKDATEGSVFVQVSDDHKEAVLIALNCETDFVAKNEEFQNLGKLIAEKAFSNKPETKEALLALKAGDLALNDKIIELVGKIGEKIEVSEYVYMKGEAVVPYIHAGAKLGVLVSLKGVNGKDVTDAGKDVGMQIAAMNPVAVDDKSVDKTLIEKELEIAKAQILAEGKPENMVEKIAQGKLAKFFKENTLLAQAFVKDNSKTVAQYLDGISKGLTVAEFRRVAIGK; encoded by the coding sequence ATGATCTCAGCACAAGATGTAAACAAACTCCGCCAGATGACAGGCGCAGGCATGATGGACTGTAAAAAAGCCCTTACCGAGGCTAACGGAGATTTTGAAAAGGCTATTGAAATCTTAAGAAAGAAAGGCCAGAAAGTTTCGGCTTCCCGCTCGGATAAAGACGCTACCGAGGGCTCGGTATTTGTACAAGTAAGCGATGACCACAAAGAGGCCGTGTTAATAGCCCTGAATTGTGAAACGGATTTTGTGGCTAAGAATGAAGAATTTCAAAACCTCGGAAAACTTATCGCTGAAAAAGCTTTTTCGAACAAGCCGGAGACTAAAGAGGCACTGCTGGCGTTAAAAGCAGGCGACCTTGCATTAAACGACAAGATTATTGAACTGGTAGGTAAAATCGGTGAGAAAATTGAAGTGAGCGAATATGTTTATATGAAGGGCGAAGCGGTTGTACCGTACATCCATGCAGGTGCGAAACTTGGCGTGTTGGTTTCTCTTAAAGGTGTCAATGGAAAGGACGTAACTGATGCCGGCAAGGATGTGGGTATGCAAATTGCTGCCATGAACCCGGTTGCCGTAGATGACAAATCGGTAGATAAAACCCTTATTGAAAAGGAACTGGAGATTGCGAAAGCGCAGATTCTTGCTGAGGGAAAACCAGAAAATATGGTAGAGAAGATTGCACAGGGTAAACTTGCTAAGTTCTTTAAGGAAAACACGTTGCTTGCGCAGGCTTTCGTAAAAGACAACAGCAAAACAGTTGCCCAATACCTGGATGGCATTTCAAAAGGATTGACGGTGGCCGAATTCAGGCGGGTAGCCATTGGTAAATAA